Genomic segment of Arachis hypogaea cultivar Tifrunner chromosome 16, arahy.Tifrunner.gnm2.J5K5, whole genome shotgun sequence:
GGCATCACTTTAAACAGTATTGGTTATAGTTTTTTTCATGTTACATATTGTCTAAGGTAGTCAACTTAGGTTATGTATTGAGTTAGGGTGTGTTTGTGAAACACGTTGAAGAGGATAAAAGTGCGTTTCAATGCTTTGAACGTTGTTCTTTGATGTTTGGCCATTTTTCTTCTTTGAACACCAACGTGATTCTGCATCCCAAAAGCTCGTTCACTAGAAGCAAGAAATTATAGCTTCTGCGTTTACTCAACGTACGTTTAAGTTTGTTGctagttattattggtttttccataattttttctaaataaatactgagaatattaaaacaattattctaatttttgtgcactgtttattattttaattttttataatatgtattattgttctaattaaaaatgataaattaaataaaaaattaattataaataataataaaaatataacttgtaAGAAATTAgaacctaaaataataataaaaataaaattattaagagagagtactaaaatatgttattttaaatatttttaatttaataaataaatattaattttactataaaaaaatttaaaaagttgtcaatttttatgttatttttaattttataaataaatattaatttttattataataataaaaaattataatatactaaaatagagtactataaaaaaatattatataaaaaatactaaaaaaatataaaaaaattaaatatacttaaaaaaataatattataatttaatattatatttttttagtagttaattaattatttatttagaagtgattttaactaatattatccaaacaatatttactaATAAATCATGTTAGCACAAACTCACTTCTAcctaaaatcaattttacaaaatcacttCTATTCAAATTCCAGTTTTCTCAACgtaaatccaaacacacacttagtaGTTTAAGGttgtatcttttttctttttttgacagAAGTTTAAGGTTGTATCTGCATTACCCTATTGTTGTAAACTGAAAACCTGAGTAATTGTGAACCATGGCATGTGCTACTCCATTTAAAAACCATCTTCAGAAGTAACGCTTAGACATTGCTCAGAACACAGTGGAAGTTTCATGTAGATGGCTTTTTTATAGCTTTTTTCCACCGAGATCCATGCACGAAGTATTGTCAACTTTGCAAGGAACAGAAGAAATGTGAAAAAAACGAATGCACTTCACTGATGTTACTCAATGCCCGTTGTCAATTTTTATAAGCATCTTTCAAAAGAGCATATGCTGCGGCGGTAACTACATTAATTCGTGGTTAATCAAAGGAAGTAGCCATAAGCATTCTTCAAGTTGAAAGATGTTATTATCAGTAGCCATAAGCATTCTTCAATTCACATTTCACATCCCTTACTTTCCCCATTGGCAACCTAGTTACTCAGTAATACTTGGTTTGCTAAAAGTCTAAAACAAAGAGAAACAAATTGTATAACAACTTTAATTATCCATTACTtatagccaaaaaaaaaaaaatatagggcaACGCACACCTTATTAATTGCCGACTTGAAAAACAAGGCTTTTAGACCACGCTCAATTTTAGGGTAAAGCAAACACACAAGCTGGTCCAATAACGAATAAGTATGTGTTCTCTTTTTTGATTTCACGTGTTCCTAGGTGAACTTTAAATAACACACTTACACGGTTGGTGATTGATTATGTGATACTTGATGAACCAAGCAAGTTGTGATGGTGAGCATAGGGAAGGATCGAAGCACATGGCAGTGTTTTTTATTGGAAGACAGAAAAAGGAAACCTCGTTCAAGGTCTACGCATAAGGGCGCAAAATCTCTCCCAATGAAAAATGTAGTCTATGTATTTAGCTAGCATACCCTATTAAGAATGTTATGAACTTGTCACAGCATCCCTTAATGATGTTGGAAGATGTTAAAGTATGTGAAAGGGAGTCGCACACAGTCATAGTTACAGTTACATACTTACATTTTcccaaaataataatttttgaccATGTTTTTTATTGTTGAATATGCTTTTACTTTTAAACGAACCACTTCTAGACTAGTATGTCATAGAATTGATACCAAGAAGTGAATTTTCTAGGCAATACCTAATGTGTGTCCTGAAAAATAATAATCCAAGGAATGTATGTACAATCCAAGGTATTAGATGAGGTGAAAAGAAAGATGGACCACAAGTTCACTTGGATTTTTTTATGATATCATTATGTATCTGCAAAGTCCTCGTATCAATTTGTGGACCCTttgcttttgttttgttttgttttgtttttttgtgtTAGATTTTACCATGCAATTGCAAAATTACTCAGTGCTATTTGCAATGCGCCATCCCATGAATTCGCATGCTTAATCCCCCTTCAAATCTTTAACCTTTCACTTAATCAGATAATTAGTCATAATTAAGTGCAtaacatatatatgtgtgtgtgtgtcctTCAACAAATTCAAGGATACTCTGCTTCGGTCTCATGCTCTTATTATAGCTTCTATAACCCGTAGCTCTTAGGTAATTAGGTTAGCCCACAatggcttttttatttaaataaatagcaaaaaatgattttgattttgattttgattttgatcgaAATAATTTGTTACAATTTGAAtcgtattattttaattttgattttttatttaatttattataaaataattataatttgtatggtattaatttaaatttattttttaatatagtcaaattataagatcctgaaattattattttttatttaaaatttaaattttaaattttaaaagttttgagaagagaagagaggttgtggtgctaataaataaataagattgtGGTTTAAGATAGTTGCGATACACAGTTACGAACTTTAAAATTGATACCATAATCTTTTAATGGAATTTAATTAAAATGTacaaatctaaaatttaattaaattattattattattattattcatcttaTTTGTATTGTTAATAAacgtgttattattattattattattattattattattattattattattattatcttgtcTTCACCAAAACCCAAAAAAAAGGACTAGCAGTAGTATTATATTTAGGGTCCGTTTCAGAAGtttcaaaagttatttttttaaacttttgatttataaaaagtaataatattaatgtctgttataatttttaaaattaaattgtaactttttaaaaagttatttaagtgCTTACAGAGAAGTTACAAAAAAAGAGTACTtatgaaaaagttaaaaaaataatttttttataataaaattttttttatcatatttttttaaataatcacttttagaactaaaaaatcaaatataaaataacttatttataaattacttttaatataaatatttattgtttaaactattttttaaaagaaacttaattAAGCTATTTACCCAAATTGGACCTTAATAATAGTAGTATTGTTGTAAATAATGCACCAAAGATACCGTTTTGGGTTGATTAATTTAGATATGTCATGCGTGTGTGTGTTATGCATTGATATGGATGATGGGGGTGCTATACATGGATGTGGGACAGCTTTTGGCTAAAATATGGTGCAAGAAATCGGACCATCCAAattctgttaaaaaaaattgggttaccaaatcggatggtccgagttATGAGGGagagaaaatttgaattttacggTTAACTAATCGGACCGtccaattagtttttttttttttgtaaaaagaaaacggaccctccgattagaattcatttttttataaaatgaaaaTGGACCCACCGAGttggtataaaaaaatatttttttgaatatgtGAAGCGTAATCGGTGGGCCCGATTTGAGTTTAATATGTTTTTTAACTATTATATAAATGTGGGTAGCTCGTATTGTACTGATAAGAGTGTTTCTCCTTCAATTCATCGTCTTCTTCCTTCAGGAACTCGGtctatctttctcttctttcagacGAAAAAAAATAATGAGAGTTTGAAGTTTATTCATATGAATGAGAAAAATGGATGATAGATTCTTACTGAAAGTATATTATTTCGGTCAGATTTTGTTAGAAACTGTTGAAGGAgtgaaatttatttgtgaaaatccgttagatattgttattccattCACAATCTCATTCGAAGAACtaaaaggtgtgatttgtgagaagatagaatCTGGGTTGTCTAGAAGaatatcatgtattttatacagGTATCCCATACCTGTATTTGGTGgattcgttcaatttcaaacGAAATATGTAACAgatgaagcgagcatgcaagagatgttttcaatgtatattgaaagtcGCGGTCAGATATCATTCATTGAGGTGTATGTTGAATTCGAACTGTCTGAAGTCGATCGAAATATTGAACAGAAAGATTACAACAACGATAGTGAGAAAAAGTTTGAAAGCAATTATGAAGTTGTTGGTCCTGATGGAGACGAAGACCAAGGTGACGGCACTGTGGCACTAAATGTAGCTGACGTGGCAAATGCACTCGCAAACGAACACCCGTTTGAGGAGCCGTCTTTCGTGCGAGTTTTGGACTTGGAAGCCATGCACGCTCCGAAATTTTTGGAGTATATGAATGCAGGTACGTATTTGACTATAGATATATACGAAGGAttagaattttataataatttgtatTGATCGATGTGAACAAATAGTTACGTGATATGAGATAATATACGCAAGTTAGCATTTGATTGTATGTTTGTTTAGTTAATAACATTATTTGCAGTTAGTTATTGATGAAGTTAAATAATAAttagtatttactatttagtatttatttatgtgCTTATGCTTTTAATTAGTGTTTATTAATTATACTAAGATTGCTGTATTGTGgattgatttaattttaattgcacTTATTAAATATTTGTGTATTAAATATTTATGCTACGACTGTCGTCGTGGCAGAAATTTCTGTTGTCGCAGATTGTGAATTTTCCGTAGGTATGAAATTCAGTTCTAGGGAAGCTGTTATTAGGGAGATAAAAGATTATACTATCCGAAGAGGTGTAGACTACCGGGTGTATGAGTCGGAGCCGCtgacattttatgccaagtgtacGCAGTATGGGTCAggttgtgattggcttatcagggttagcatgatcagcagaaagtactgttgggttataaggaggtataatggtagtcacacttGCACCAGAGCAATCATTTCTCAGgatcattcgaagctggattcgaacacaattgcagaagcaataaagcagTTGGTTGAGGTTGATCCCTCGATAAAGGTGAAATCAGTTATTGTGGAAGTACAGTCGAAGTTCAATTACACCGTCAACTATCGaaaagcatggttggctaagtAAAAGTcagttgaaaaaatatttggaggttggaAAGTATCGTACGAAGCTTTgcctatatggtttgaggccatgtgtcataaggagccatcagcagttgtccattttgagactatgcctgcatatcaaggcGATGACTTGGTTACGGATATCCGGGTGTTACATcgagtcttctggagttattacccctgTATTAGAGCATTCAGACATTGTAAACCAGTTGTCCAAGTAGATGGGACTCACTTGTACAGAAAGTACAAGGGTTGTCTGTTGGTTGCAGTTTCACAGGATGGAAACAACGATATCGTCCAAATTGCATTTGCTATTGTGGAGGGAGAGATTTCTGATGCGTGGCACTTTTTTCTGAGTAACCTGCGACAGCATGTAGTGATGCGGGATAGTGTGGGACTGATCTCTGACCAACACAAATCCATCAATGCAGTTGTGGCTCGCAGTAACGGAGCTTGGTCGCCTCCCAGAGCTTTCCACatgttttgcatcaggcatatagagtcgAATTTTTTGAGAAAGTTTAAGGCACCATACCTACAGAAGCTTGTCGTCAATATAGGTAACCTTGTTGTAATTTGAGTTTCATTATTAATAGGGTACTATTaatggtttattttgtaatttgtcCTTTCTTATTGCACAGGATATTCGAGGACGGTCCGCGAGTACGAATTGTGTTACCAACCTTTACGAGAACGGGGCGAGGCTTACACAACCTGGCTAAACCGAATCCCCCGCGAACAGTAGGCATTGGCATTCGACGGTGGTTACCGATGGGGTCACATGACTACGAACCTCGTGGAATGCATCAACTCAGTCttgaagggtgcacgcaatctcCCCACTTGTGAAAGCAACTTTCTACAGGCTCAACGAGTTGTTCACTCGAAAAAGAGCTGAGGCGGAGGCTCGGATTACTGCTGGCCATGTTTTTTTTGAGCTTGTGACCTCCAGGTTGCATGCAAATCAACTTGCTTCAGGAAACATCCAGGTGAATTGCTTCGACAGGCAGAATGAGGTCTTTGAAGTGCGTGAGATGGCAAGTGGAGTGGAGTTTGCCGTCGACCTCCGTCGACAACGATGTGACTGCGGTGAGTTCCAGGTGGACCGAATTTCTTGTAGACATGTGTTTGCGTGTTGTGCAAATCAACGACTAGATTGGCAAGTTTATGTTCATGAGGTGTATAAGATTGACCAAGTTCGACGGGTTTACCGAGCCAGGTTTAGGCCACTGGAGAATCCTACTACATGGCCTGCTTACAACGGGCCTCGATTCGTTCCGAATCCGTACCTGAGACGAGTAACCAAAGGTCGTCCAAGGATGACGTGCTTCTTGAACGAGATGGACACGCGAATGTTACGTCGTCCTAGGATATGTAGGCAATGTGGGGCTGAGGGACACAGCCATAGTAGATGTCGTTAGGCAGGTGGTGCAAGTGCCGGCAATAATGCTCAGTAGATTTATGTATTTCGTGTTAATTCTATGTACTCTATTTTATTTGAAGCATTGTAACTAATATCAAACTACTATAAAGTATGTTATTTGAACCACCATATGCCATGTTCGATAGAAAACTACTCCATGATATGAATTGTGACAATACATAGAACATTTAAACGATACATGGAAAAATGTTCGATGAACTACACAGTAATAATACTAACTACACAAAAACTACTTTCTCCTTGCACACTTCATGTCGTCCACAAGATCCTTGCATTTCTTGGAGATCCTTTTGAACACGGATGGAGTGTATCGATTAGCGCTACGACGTGGCAGATCAACCCAGAGATTGTAGCCTTTCCTTATTTCAGCTGGAGTTCGTGCCTCACCTGTGTACAACTTATTTAGTTGACTGAACCAGTTTCTAATATAATCAAATCAACACAAATGATATGACCCAGCAAGTATGTAATATAAGCAAATCAACCAAATATGAATATAATATAATCAAATGACCCAGCAAGTATATAATATAAGCAAATGAACCATAtatgaatataatataataaattggcTAAAGATTAAAGCAGTAATAGGACATGCACCATCATGCTCACCAGAAGCATCATTATCAAATTCTTCATCTTCGTCCATGTcttcatcttcatcctcatcctcatcgtCATCCGGGGTATCAACTAGATACTCATCCGTCTCTAGCTCAGCTGTCCTAGCATTTTCTTCAATTAGACCCATTGAAACACGACGAGGATTTTGACTATTAAGAATTCATCTACCACCGTCACTCctactagagtccccagatacCAACCCTCCAGTACTAACCGAGGAAGTGCGGTATGGATGCAAAGCGTCCAAGGAATACCTACCAGCCATGATATCACGCTGCTGGCCATACTGTGATTGGCCTGCTTCTGCAGCCATGAATCCATGTAACTGGCTAAAAGATGCTACATCTCCTGAGTCAAGCTGTGGAGTACCTCAATATTGCTGATGTATTGGATATGATGTAGTAAACTGTGTTTGTGGTACATATGGGTTTGAAAATTGCGGTTGTTCTTGTgtaggtggaggtggaggtggaggtggaggtggaggtggcggTGACTGTTGCTCCTGTTCTTCATTGTCATCATCCATGACTTGATTACCCTCAACATTCTCTTGACCCACACGATCCGACAGGTTCAAGTGGTTGCCATATCTTGCACGGTACCTGTACATGTAAATATCCAAGGGATGCTGTGGAGGCATGGGAAGCTCAGTTTGAATGTGGTTATACCTGTTTGTCCACTGTATCACCCAAAATGATTGAGTCGTGGCCGTGGTCCAGTCAATATTCTTAGGACCAGTCAGGACCATTCCGTGTGCCTTATCAAGATTCCGTTCCTGATGAGGGACTCCCTGCACGAAACCAAACTGTCTCCTAAACCTATCGATTGCATGCCACTCAATGATTTCAAAAGACACTAATGGCACCGTAGCGCTCCACACAACCAAGTGCATGTAGATATCTGGAGGAATTATATCTAGTTCAATGTGATCAACAGCATAAGCAAGCCACACAAACTGCGGAAAATAACGAAAACGCATTATTACAACCCAGATAACAATAACACTAAATCAACCATCAAATACTTCTTTAATAACTACACACCTGGCCTTCCTGGAGATCATCCAAGGCTTTCCTAAACTGCTCAAGTGTAAGATACCTAAAGTGTCGGTCTCCACACTCCCAATTATGCCACCTAATATGACTTAATTCATTAACACAATTCCTTTCTACAGTTGAATATAGGATTTTAACTGTAACATAATGATACCTATTTGCAAGCGAAAAACTCCGGGGTTCCCGAGGAACCGGAGCTAGATATGGGAGACAGATCCAAGCCCAGGTTAGCAGAAGTGTTAGCGGACCATCGATTTCCTTGCAGTCGAAACGAGATGCCCTGCATAATGACCTGTACAGGTGTTCCAAGCATGCAAATCCCCAACTGTACTGTCCGATACTACCAAAATCACGAAGCAAAGGCAAGAACTTCCAGTGCACAGATGTCCTAGACTTGTCACCAAACAAGACTATACCAAATAATAACATAATGTGGCACTTCACATACCTCTGCATGCTGGTTTTGTCAACCAACTATAATCTTTCTTTTAGATCTCGAAGTCAGATTATTTTTATGCAGCTTGCTCTACGGTCCGACTTCCTTGGTGCAATCCCAAATTGCTGCAAACACTCCGCCTCTAAGGCTTCAAAACTACTCATAGTCATCCCTGTGACTGGAAGACCGTCTGTTGGAAGACCAAGGATAACAGCAACATCTTCCAGTGTCACAGCACATTCACCAACAAGAAGGTGAAAGGTATATGTGTCTGGGTGCCACCTTTTGACTAGTGCATTTACCAGTGCTTTTTGACCTTGAACTACTCTAATTTGAGAAATATGAAAGAAACCAGTAAACTGTAAATGCTCCTCAACCCTATCATTGT
This window contains:
- the LOC112756840 gene encoding uncharacterized protein, with amino-acid sequence MPAYQGDDLVTDIRVLHRVFWSYYPCIRAFRHCKPVVQVDGTHLYRKYKGCLLVAVSQDGNNDIVQIAFAIVEGEISDAWHFFLSNLRQHVVMRDSVGLISDQHKSINAVVARSNGAWSPPRAFHMFCIRHIESNFLRKFKAPYLQKLVVNIGYSRTVREYELCYQPLRERGEAYTTWLNRIPREQLHANQLASGNIQVNCFDRQNEVFEVREMASGVEFAVDLRRQRCDCGEFQVDRISCRHVFACCANQRLDWQVYVHEVYKIDQVRRVYRARFRPLENPTTWPAYNGPRFVPNPYLRRVTKGRPRMTCFLNEMDTRMLRRPRICRQCGAEGHSHSRCR